From Candoia aspera isolate rCanAsp1 chromosome 4, rCanAsp1.hap2, whole genome shotgun sequence, a single genomic window includes:
- the IL6 gene encoding interleukin-6: MLALTGCCFWAAAAPLLLFGAHAFPIGDSSGEEEFGEDPSSRAAGRVQPNAWTELALWLQGTAARWNRELCKEQNACKGTMEIMVQNNLNLPKIIKEDGCYQPGFQKETCLRRLSGGLYAFQTFLEYIEETTQRHVSVSSGAQHLADTLKSMMNNPETVSMPSPDTQKTLSAKLREQRGWNMIVVKHFILQDFTLFMETTSRVIRFL; the protein is encoded by the exons ATGCTTGCACTAACGGGAT GCTGTTTCTGGGCTGCTGCTGCCCCCCTGCTGCTCTTTGGAGCCCACGCTTTCCCGATCGGAGATTCCTCCGGGGAAGAGGAATTTGGCGAGGATCCCTCCTCCAGGGCAGCCGGACGCGTCCAGCCGAACGCTTGGACAGAGTTAGCTCTGTGGCTCCAGGGCACCGCGGCAAGGTGGAATCGAGAG CTGTGCAAGGAGCAAAATGCATGTAAAGGCACAATGGAAATTATGGTACAAAATAATCTCAACCTtccaaagataattaaagaagatGGATGCTACCAGCCTGGATTCCAAAAG GAAACTTGTCTAAGACGACTTTCAGGTGGCCTCTATGCATTTCAAACATTCTTGGAATATATAGAAGAAACTACACAAAGACATGTATCTGTATCATCAGGTGCACAGCATCTGGCAGACACCTTGAAGTCAATG ATGAACAATCCTGAGACTGTGAGCATGCCATCTCCTGACACTCAGAAAACCCTTTCTGCAAAGCTAAGAGAACAGAGAGGTTGGAATATGATAGTGGTCAAGCACTTCATTCTTCAAGATTTTACTTTGTTTATGGAGACCACGTCAAGGGTTATTCGCTTCCTATGA